In the genome of Ctenopharyngodon idella isolate HZGC_01 chromosome 16, HZGC01, whole genome shotgun sequence, the window GAAAAATTAGATCATACATGGACACAGGTACAGTGTAAGCACCAAACACATACCAGtcaacttaaagggataattcacccagaaatgaataTTCAGTCAcgctttagattagggtccaattctcactattaactaactattaactttGACTTTTGCCCCAATAAattcctaattactgcttattaatagatAATAAGGTAGGTGTTAAGTTTAGGTTTTGGGtagtaggattaagggatgtagaatatgatcatgcagaataagtcattaatatgtgctatataagtactaataaacagccaatttCCTAGGAATATGCAactagttaaagggttagttcacccaaaaatgaaaataatgtcatttattactcaccctcatgttgttccacaccactaaaaccttcgttcatcttcggaacacaaattttttatgatattttttatgaaatccaatggctcagtgaggcttccattgccagcaatgttatTGCCCctttcaagatccataaaggtactaaaaacatattaaaaacagtttgtgtgaatacagtggttcaaccttaaaggattagttcactttcatataaaattttcctgataatttactcccccatgtcatccaagatgttgatgtctttctttcttcagtcaaaaagaaatgaaggtttttgatgaaaacattccaggattattttcCTTGTAATGGatttcaatggcctccaaacggttgaaggtcaaaattatagtttcagtgcagcttcaaagggctttaaacgataccagacgaggaataagggtcttatctagcgaaacgattggtcattttcgaaaaaaatttaaatttatatgctttatataaacaaatgatcgccttccaagtgcttccgccaaaaccgtactttcgtattcttcaaaaagcttacgctgtatgtcctacgccttccctattctacttacggaaaaaatttaactggcgctgcgttcgttccgtaagttgaataggccttcaaccgtttggaggccattgaagtccactataaggagaataatcctggaacgttttcatcaaaaaccttaatttcttttcgactgaagaaagaaagacatgaacatcttggatgacatgggggtaagtaaattatcaggaaaattttatatgaaagtgaactaattctttaatattataaagcaatgagaatactttttgtgccccaaaaaaacaaaataacgacttttcaacaatatctagtgatgggcgatttcaaaacactgcttcggagttatacaaatcttttgttttggttcagtgattcggatcgcgtatcaaactgttAAACTGCTGagatcatgtgactttggcgctccgaaccactgttTCGATTCGTAAAGttccaaagcagtgttttgaaatcggccatcactacatattgttgaaaatttcttgttttgtttttttggcgcacaaaagtattcttgtcactttataatattaaggttgaaccattgtagtcacatgaactgttttaaatatgtttttagtacctttatggatcttgagaggtgcagtaacattgctggcaatggaagcctcactgagccatcggatttcatcaaaaattcagttcacattaactgttttaaatatgtgtttagtacctttctgggcatttgaaagtgttaactatctttctgtcaatggaggcctcacttagccatcagattttatcaaaaatatcttatttgtgttccaaagatgaacaaatgtcttaggggtgtggaacgacatgagggtgagtaataaatgagattattttcatttttgggtgaactaaccctttaatagtgagaattggaccctaaactaaagtgttacagaaaattctgtcatcatttactcaccctcaagtttttcTAAACTTGTATGAGTTTCCTTgttttgttgaacacaaaagaagatatattgaagaatgttggtaaccaaacagttgctggtccccattgacttccatagtatgaaaaaataaataaaaatactacggaagtcaatggggaccagaaacTATTTAGGTatcgacattcttcaaaatatcttcttttgtgttcagcagaagaaagaaatttatacaggtttggaataacttgagggtgagtaaatgatgacacaattttaatttttttgggtgaactatccccttaaTGAAACTTTGGGCAATATTGCTCAAAATGTACAATTGTACATTAAAGTAAACAATCAAAGTGcgtaaatattattattacccTGGTAAAGCTGTTTGTAGGTGGCAAGTGTTGCATCCTGTTCAGCACAAGCCTCTTTAGCTTCAAAGAAGATAAATCTGTACCGACCATGGTGACTCTGATAAGGAAATACAACCCCTGAAATACATGgtcaaattaataattatatcataatgaatatattaaaatatattaattcatattattatgtaaaaatatgtaGGGTTAAGCATTATAAGTTATCTAAAATAATACACtctattatgatttattatcctaataataataacaaaagttATAAAAAGGAATAGTAATAGTTTGCTCTGCTTCTACTACTACtgctaattttttatttattattattattagtagtagtagtagtattctttctgttgtttttcctttttataactttattattattattattatttactgttGTTCAAACTTCAGTGTCACCATGGCTGAACAAAAAAGGTCAAGATTATCTCACCTTCAATCCTCAGAGTAATAATAACACGTTCATCCTCAATTCCGTTGATCAGTTCACAGCGGTAGCTGCCGTCATCTTCTAGCTCCAGATCAGTAAGACGGAGTGAAACATCCAGGTCGTGTGCACGCCGGAGAGACGCTCGAGGTCCCAGTGAGCCATACTGCTTATCTGCATGTCCATTTGTTATAAGCACTATGTTTTCCACTCCTTGACTAAGGGGGTCGATTTTAGTCCACTTTACTCTGTAATGCGGTGGTTTAAACCTCATCACACAGGGCAAAACGACTGTGTGTCCACGACGAGCAGTGACCTCAGCATATACCAGAGGTTCCAGGAGGTATTTTAGCTCTTTGCCCTtgtctagaaaaaaaaaaaaaacattgtgaaaacatcgtgtaatttaatattatgttaAAATGTCCTGTAATGGCTTTCAAATCATGCTCATATTGTAATCACAAAGTCTCTAATATCAACTGCAATACCTTGATTATGATGGTGGTGTTTTGCAGAGGTACACAAGAAGAAACAGGCTGAAATCACTAGCAGAGCGATAGACTTCATTGTGGATTCCATCATTTCCCTAAACAACATAATGATGGTTATAGTTTTACTGATATGTGATTCAAACAGAAAGCtgagaaaatgaaaagtctCACCTTAGTCTTCAGCCTTCTTCCTTAATTTAAAAAGGACATCCAGAAAAAGTCCATGACATTAATCTTCTTTTCTTATAGAGTCAGAGATGCTCTGTCTGCAGTGGAGAAACGCACCAATCAGGGTCATCTGACAAGTGTTGGATGTGTACGCAGGCTTTTTCTCTCTTCTGCTCCAGATGTTAATGAGTATCACACAGACTCTCATTGTTCCTTTCAGTGACTCGACTCTGAAAGACAGACCAATAATGCCTAAAACCAGGAAACCTCAGATGATGGTGGTAACTTCACATTTTTGTGGTAGCCATTAAAGGCGCTgaggtgaaaaaaaatataattttccaACCCACACAGTGTTTTTGTTGAGGAAGCAAAAGAATTAAGATGCTCATTTGGTGATTAAGCATGATGTCTCCCTGGAATCAGTCAATGGATGTGATATTTAGACTTAAAGTGTCTACATTTCATTGCATTGGATAGAAAATAGCctatcaaaccaagtggcacCTGCAAACATATGATGACAGAGCTCTTTTCTCAACCATTGCGTGTCAGAATAACTGCAGGCGTGTTTTATTACATCAACTATGAACATGATCTACTAATGTTAACCAGaaactgaaaaataatgtgttggaatgtgtttattttttatattttctgtttcattttaatttttttttttttttttaatgttttaagctttagttattttagcaatgagttaaactaaatgaaaattacaaatGTTTCCTTGGCAACTGGGTGAAATAAAATAGGTTTAagtttgtgtatattttaatttcaggTACTTTTTTCAaggaacaaacatttttttatggatttagtaAATTATAATAACCCTGTTACTGACTAGACACTACATGGAAAAAATTTTTATTCTGACTAGCCTATTTAGCTTGTGCAGTCAAAAATGTTTGCATTGGTATGACCAGTTTTATCCATATAAACTGAGCTGACCAGTTTGCAGGGCCGGAACAAAAATAGGAAGTGGAATAGGCCATAGTTTgtgctctctttctctgtgtatGTCTCTCTCTCCAACCTGGGTGCACAATGACAGCTTTGTCACTAAACTCCCCCAAGCACTGACCCACGGGCAGCAGTGAGCATGCAAACACGAAAAGGAAACAAGCAGTTGGAGGAGAAGCGCTATAATGGAATTCAAGCATTTGTCAGTGTACTTTGCTTTGTGCTGCTCCATCAATGGCTCTTTTTGTCATCCTCAACTGTTTGTGTTCACAAAGGCATGTCTAGCTGACCTTTGTCTCACTCTGTCTATTTTCATCTCATTCACTTACTCCCAGTCATCTAGTTCTAATTTCTAACACTCTTAAAGCTACAATGAAATcgattcttattttttttcatggaatattgcaatatttattataaatcatttattcgTGCACATTCACAAATTCCTGTGTCCTTGTAATTGTATAAAATTACGTCCCCTCCCTCTCACAGAGACATCTCTTCTCCGATGAGGTGTTTACTGGCacaagggcggggcaacctgtcactcaaatgatatcacagcaatagcaaaccacaacaatccaatcaattcctgaacaaaatcaagtctcgccctacattttgtcttgttcgagaagccgttcacTCGGATGTGCACGTCACAATTGGGAAAAGACTATCTTAACctttcatttcatgccgacttaaaaagttttattatttattgactaatttaatttttttgaaaatccagcatgcATGCATTCAAATAATATACACCAGGTCCTTAATAAATAGTTGATAACCTACAACCCTCTCTCACCCCCAAACCACTCACTCTTTAACCTCATGTTAACCCAGCCCCTGGGAAAGTAGGGTTTGAGTCAAAACGGTGTAGTTTCAAAAATGCATGTACTCTCAGTTACAAAAGACAGCGGTTGACAAATGATAGATTCGCCCCAGAGGATAACCGTCTTGCCTAACTCTGATGTCAAGCCCAGGCTTGTATCAGCACCCCCACTGCTACCTTCATATATCGTTTTGATTTGGCTCCTGTATCTTTTGAACCATTTTTGAACAAGTTCAAGCAGCATTATATTGCTGTTTGTGGAAATCTGATTATTTGAAAGAATAGTTTCcgtgtacactactgttcaaaagttttgtttttgtaagattttttttttttttttgtaaattgcgcaaggatgcattaaactgatcaaaagtggcagttaggacttttaaattgttacaaaaacattgtatttcgagtaaatgctgtttattttaactttctatcaaagaatcctgagaaaaaaaaaatgtgtcaaggTTTGTACAAATAATTTAAgcaagcagcaaaactgttttcaacattgataataataagaaatgtttcttcagcaccAAATCACcgtattacaatgatttctgagagatcatgtgacactgaagagtaatGGCGGCTAAAAATtaagcttttccatcacaggaataaattacattttaacattacatttgtaaaatatactaaaaaacatttaatttatactataataatattccactactgttttcactgtatttttgattaaataaatgcagccttggtgagcatatagAAGATCTTACAGTAGAGTAGTGTATAGCAGTGTAGTTATATAGTATGGAcaacttttatggtgttttttgtattccatggaaaaaaaaaattgacatgaggctgagtaaataatgatgagaattgtaattttttgagTTTAGACAAACTAATGATGATTAGTTTAGACAGCTCAGAACAGATGTCCAATCAATACTGTAGATGAATGGGTGTAACCAGCAGAATGTAGACCGAAAGGTGTGTCATCTTGGTGCTTAGAGGTTTCATACCATTATCATCAACATCGTAGTTGATCAGATATGTGTATGTGGGTCTGTCATAACCAAACACGATacctctctctctgtgtatgGACAGCAGCAGGTTAATCAGGCTCTAACCAACATGAAGTGTGGCAATGTGTACATGTGACACAGTGCAAACCAGGTTCACTTTATCTGGAGTCAGACTAAAGTCAAACACTACTGATTCAATAAGGTGATAGAATAGCTTTTCAGGTGTCCAAATGTGAAAATTCAGAGAACTCTGCAAGAGAACTGGATTTCTGttgtatatttttgttgttgttatgcattttttttttttttataaaacttttattttactgttttttttttctcatcttttGTATGTCAGAAATTGtgatgagagagaaagaattcTCTTTTCATTGCATGTTTTGTTCCCTTTTAatagagtatgtgtgtgttttgtgtacaTGTTGTGTAAACCACTTGAATGGTTAACACAATTGTGGAGCACTTTTTTTGAGATAGAGCCGTTGACAGCTCCTGACAGGAACATCTCTGGGCAGTTTCCTTTTATCAGTAGAATTGTATTCTTTGCAATAGAGGCTGCAGTCCCTGCATGCTGACGGACTGATTGATTGCTATCTTCATACATTCCTCTATGAATAGCTATTTCATTCTCCGTTTGGTCATATGTTCATTGTCTGCCGCTAGTTTGAGATTCTTATAGTAGATGGCACTGAGTTCTGATCAGATAAAGTTCTGGAGAGTGACTGTCATTTACTCGCATGCAAAGTCTGCAGTGTAAGAACACACCTGCTTAGGTTTTACAGCACAAAATGTTCTGCATCACTGATTTACATTGCTCTGAACACACTGGATGAATTCAGGTTTTTTTCTGCATGTGTTGAAATTTCACAtctaaaagcacataaaataataaaatcatcaaaataaatcaaaaagaaataataaaataacaatgaagtcaacaaaaataacaataattaaataaaaacatttaaagattagaattaggtaaaaaaaaaaaaatggcaatgtaaccaatttaatgaaaaaaatattgcaatttaattaaattaaactttaatCTATACAATCCACATATGTGATGATCATTCCTTATCTGTTTAGAAATTGGTTGCATGgttttaaagctgctgtctgtaactttttttggttaaaatttatccaaaatcaatttctgagcaagtacataaccagccagtgttcaaaactaccttagcctgattcacaatggtaagcttgtaataatgtttaataattcaggtgatactggtgggtttccgcgggaaattcgagcacgTCTTTGCGTCACGTCTGTATACAGAACGAGTTCcagtaggctatatcgcatgtgaggctggatcatttatagccttttctcacagcagctgcaataattaaacttatcatttagATGGCGGATTACTagacaaattaacgttagagattagactgtacagaaattgaaatctacaggtaacgctaatacacactaaatacacaaaGTCActcaatgctgatgttgttgacatttacaatttgagaacaaagtataacaataataataatttgcacggtttgatgtgatatgagctaagcgatcgttagattttaatcaccattggctgcgtgatttattgtaaagcttttttttcccctcagttggtcagaacaaaagtggcagacatgttacttacttgatcagatgacattttccagtgaaaattcttactttggtcatacttcaagactacagtctgtgattctgaagtacagtatccacaccagtgcggtgactgacagcaaacattagattaatcCGCACTGAGAAGtcatgccgatgcacaacccacgtaaaaatgataattccgcaagtaactgcaattgcaggtttcaaacagagatggcaacaaagaggcaaaacttacggactgcagctttaagtatttttatttatttatttattttttgtttgttttaagtttattctgatgattttattttcataattttattattttttaattttaaatttcttggaattgttgactttttaatgaaagtttGTATACACtcaaataaaggttctttattggcatctggTTCTATGaggaacctttaacatccatggaacatttcctttgcacaaaaggttcttagtggaaaaagattaaaaatggttcttttaagaactggtCAAGGAAAGGTTTTTTAGGAACCAAAACTGGTTCTTCGATGGCACTGCTGGAAAAACcaggggtgaattcaggttgattgggacactttttcccagtcacctcaatggcaaaaagtgtacCAATCAACCtaccttttggaaccttttttttaagagtgtaggcaGCTGTGACTATATACGAAGTTTCTCCGTAGCACCTCACTTTGGCTCACATCTACATCTAATGGTTCTGccaaacaaatgaaaataagtagcgtaatttcatacattttaattatgattCCAGTGTTGCAATTATCATAGTTACTATGGtgtaaaattcttttttttttatcttctctGTCCCTAATGTCAAACCTCTGTCGGTAAAATTGCTGATGGCTGACATTTTTGCGGAGAAATTTTTGGGCGTGCGTTTCCATGTGACAGTCACACATCTAGATAgacatctctttctctctcagtcaCACATGAATGGAATCTCACTCATACACTCACTTGAAGGCTGACTTCTAGCTCCCTGAAGCGAATTTCATTCAGAGGGCCTGCAGAATGCACACGAATACACAAGACTGAGCAACTGTAAAAAAGAGAACAGAGAAAAAAGTCTTAGATTCTCTATAATTTACTGTGTAATATAAGtgatctctctttctcccttttTGCTGTATCCCGATGTTTATTTCAACCTGAAGCTATGTATGTAACTGTTATGTAACTTGCAGGTCTTGTCATGTTCGTATCTTGTGGGATCTTGGCTGGCGTCTCATGAAGCTTTTTCTGTTACCTATATGTTCCTCAGATaacacccccccacccccccccccccccccccatactCACTGATCATTTGATTTAGTTATCTCACAAAGATGAAGTGGATAGATCAAGTGACTCGCACTTCACAGCAATCTACTTCATGCATGGCATGATTGTGGTGGTTTTGGCAGGAATTTGTTTTTTGGGATGGGGCAGGGTAAGGGGGTCTTATGCAATGCTTGAATATTCCTCATTGTGCTATAAAGTGACAATCTCCCATTTGGagaaaataactgaaataatttaCTTAAATTTGTGAGTCAAATGATGGTACCGTCAGGTGTGTCTGTGTGCTCAAGAACTCGTGATCATCACGTTTTTTACGCTTCACTgtggtttggaatgacagtaATGTTCAGTATCTATGGAACACACAACTGATCACAGATCATGCAAAACTTTTCAGTTACAATGTCATTGTAGAAATGCACTGTATCATacatgattgatttttt includes:
- the hapln2 gene encoding hyaluronan and proteoglycan link protein 2 isoform X2, which translates into the protein MMESTMKSIALLVISACFFLCTSAKHHHHNQDKGKELKYLLEPLVYAEVTARRGHTVVLPCVMRFKPPHYRVKWTKIDPLSQGVENIVLITNGHADKQYGSLGPRASLRRAHDLDVSLRLTDLELEDDGSYRCELINGIEDERVIITLRIEGVVFPYQSHHGRYRFIFFEAKEACAEQDATLATYKQLYQAWTEGLDWCNAGWLSDGTVNYPVLHPRPACGGELLSGIRSYGPRHKTRDHYDAFCFTSTTKGSVFFIPGQLNFVEAEHACRQEGAGLARTGQIYSSWKFQQLDHCDGGWLQDGSVRFPIINPRERCGGIAEPGVRSFGYPSKSLRLYGAYCYR
- the hapln2 gene encoding hyaluronan and proteoglycan link protein 2 isoform X1 → MMESTMKSIALLVISACFFLCTSAKHHHHNQDKGKELKYLLEPLVYAEVTARRGHTVVLPCVMRFKPPHYRVKWTKIDPLSQGVENIVLITNGHADKQYGSLGPRASLRRAHDLDVSLRLTDLELEDDGSYRCELINGIEDERVIITLRIEGVVFPYQSHHGRYRFIFFEAKEACAEQDATLATYKQLYQAWTEGLDWCNAGWLSDGTVNYPVLHPRPACGGELLSGIRSYGPRHKTRDHYDAFCFTSTTKGSVFFIPGQLNFVEAEHACRQEGAGLARTGQIYSSWKFQQLDHCDGGWLQDGSVRFPIINPRERCGGIAEPGVRSFGYPSKSLRLYGAYCYRDPK